A genome region from Deltaproteobacteria bacterium includes the following:
- a CDS encoding PilZ domain-containing protein — MEESAERKKQRRFKVKQGACAGLGHLLRPVGQIIDISTGGLSFRYVASNARSHECAKLKILKTDGSFSCDRIPFKTIWDYSTPQDFSLDSLILRHRGVQFGKLGDDQKFDLK, encoded by the coding sequence GTTCAAAGTCAAGCAAGGTGCTTGTGCTGGGCTAGGCCATCTGCTTAGGCCAGTTGGTCAAATTATAGATATAAGCACGGGTGGACTCTCATTTCGTTATGTTGCCAGCAATGCGCGATCACACGAATGCGCCAAACTGAAGATATTGAAGACCGATGGTAGTTTTTCCTGTGACAGGATTCCGTTTAAGACCATCTGGGATTATTCAACGCCACAGGACTTTTCGTTGGATTCTCTAATATTGAGACATCGCGGTGTACAATTTGGAAAATTGGGAGATGATCAAAAATTTGATCTCAAATAG